In Aeromicrobium marinum DSM 15272, one genomic interval encodes:
- a CDS encoding 1-aminocyclopropane-1-carboxylate deaminase/D-cysteine desulfhydrase, which yields MSRLGELFPRADLPSVRLGSSPTPVRQAVGLGPEVWIKDDGAFGDGAWGGNKVRKLEWIIPEAHRRGRSTLLTVGGIGTHWGLAAALYGADHGLRTVLGLVDQPVDDHVRDQLRRLEASGALIHRYRSVARLKLAAPWLLLRYSQRGHLPYYLPAGGSSPVGTLGYVEAALEIADQVAAGELPEPATIVTAVGSGGTAAGLALGLRLAGLSTRVLGIVVNDAFRLDAVTVAGLANETVELLRDRGAEVDLRLTADDLDTTAEWMGQTYGAPTPEGQAALGRAADLGLELEPVYTAKAVAAVLGTADRLDRPVLLLGTHGPR from the coding sequence GTGAGTCGTCTCGGGGAGCTGTTCCCGCGGGCCGACCTGCCCTCGGTGAGGCTGGGCTCCTCGCCGACCCCGGTCCGGCAGGCGGTCGGCCTCGGGCCCGAGGTGTGGATCAAGGACGACGGCGCGTTCGGTGACGGAGCCTGGGGCGGCAACAAGGTCCGCAAGCTGGAGTGGATCATCCCGGAGGCGCACCGTCGGGGCCGGTCCACCCTCCTCACCGTCGGTGGCATCGGCACGCACTGGGGACTCGCCGCGGCGCTCTACGGCGCCGACCACGGTCTGCGCACGGTGCTGGGCCTCGTCGACCAGCCGGTCGACGACCACGTCCGCGACCAGCTGCGCCGGTTGGAGGCGTCCGGCGCGCTGATCCACCGGTACCGGTCCGTGGCGAGGCTCAAGCTCGCCGCCCCCTGGTTGCTGCTGCGGTACTCGCAGCGCGGACACCTGCCCTACTACCTCCCGGCCGGCGGCTCCTCGCCGGTCGGCACCCTCGGGTACGTCGAGGCGGCGCTCGAGATCGCCGACCAGGTCGCAGCCGGCGAGCTGCCCGAGCCGGCCACGATCGTCACCGCGGTCGGGTCGGGCGGGACGGCGGCCGGCCTCGCCCTGGGGCTGCGGCTGGCCGGTCTGTCCACCCGGGTGCTCGGCATCGTCGTCAACGACGCCTTCCGCCTCGACGCCGTCACCGTCGCGGGCCTGGCCAACGAGACCGTCGAGCTCCTGCGCGACCGTGGGGCCGAGGTCGACCTGCGCCTCACCGCGGACGATCTCGACACCACCGCCGAGTGGATGGGGCAGACCTACGGCGCACCGACCCCGGAGGGCCAGGCAGCGCTGGGCCGGGCCGCGGATCTGGGGTTGGAGCTCGAACCGGTCTACACCGCCAAGGCCGTCGCGGCCGTGCTGGGCACGGCCGATCGGCTCGACCGGCCGGTGCTGCTGCTCGGCACCCACGGCCCGCGCTGA
- a CDS encoding PaaI family thioesterase: MSEALSSEQLDAMSRMSGLEYLRTAFALEDRPRFIGDLLHMEVEEIESGRVTFTVPTVQEFSNPLGVLHGGIAATLLDSVMGCSVHTLLEAGVGYGTLELKVNYIRTVPIDGRRLRGTGTVIHAGRQVATAEGRVVDDQDRLVAHGTTTCLIHR; this comes from the coding sequence GTGAGTGAAGCCCTGTCGTCCGAGCAGCTCGATGCGATGTCGCGCATGAGCGGGCTGGAGTACCTGCGCACGGCGTTCGCCCTGGAGGACCGGCCGCGGTTCATCGGCGACCTGCTGCACATGGAGGTCGAGGAGATCGAGTCCGGTCGCGTCACGTTCACGGTGCCGACGGTGCAGGAGTTCAGCAATCCGCTGGGGGTGCTGCACGGCGGCATCGCGGCCACGCTGCTCGACTCCGTCATGGGGTGTTCGGTCCACACGCTGCTGGAGGCGGGCGTCGGGTACGGCACGCTGGAGCTCAAGGTCAACTACATCCGCACGGTGCCGATCGACGGCCGCCGGTTGCGGGGCACGGGGACGGTCATCCACGCCGGCCGCCAGGTGGCCACGGCGGAGGGCCGTGTCGTCGACGACCAGGACCGGCTCGTGGCCCACGGCACCACGACCTGCCTGATCCACCGCTGA
- a CDS encoding WhiB family transcriptional regulator, with protein MANLKRLPMPLLETYEWQFDGACMGLDSAVFFSPDAERGAAKALREAGAKAVCATCPVIDQCREHALNAREPYGVWGGLTVDERAQLVRTAKAG; from the coding sequence ATGGCGAACCTCAAGCGACTTCCGATGCCGCTGCTCGAGACCTACGAGTGGCAGTTCGACGGCGCCTGCATGGGCCTGGACTCAGCCGTCTTCTTCTCGCCCGACGCCGAGCGCGGTGCGGCCAAGGCGCTGCGGGAGGCCGGCGCGAAGGCCGTCTGCGCCACCTGCCCGGTCATCGACCAGTGCCGCGAGCACGCTCTCAACGCCCGCGAGCCCTACGGCGTGTGGGGTGGGCTGACCGTCGACGAGCGGGCCCAGCTGGTGCGCACCGCGAAGGCCGGCTGA
- a CDS encoding GPGG-motif small membrane protein, with product MELILWIIAVVLVVSGVLALLRREMIWGIVLIVVGLLVGPGGVSIFT from the coding sequence ATGGAACTCATCCTGTGGATCATCGCCGTCGTCCTGGTGGTGTCCGGCGTACTGGCACTGCTGCGCCGCGAAATGATCTGGGGCATCGTCCTGATCGTCGTCGGTCTGCTCGTCGGGCCGGGCGGAGTCAGCATCTTCACGTGA
- a CDS encoding alpha/beta hydrolase family esterase yields the protein MRRWLATGVSAMLLLSACSGDDARRAGEPAPTTEPAAGGACETQLPRGLTEQVVTVGGEIRSFVLMVPESVEPGRQVPVVHLLHGRGSDPIVTLDYTGFVDAAERHGFIVVAPTGQGRPTGWDIETPVTTPGSDAEFLSAVVDTAVTQFCGDPARQFMTGLSNGSAMSMALACSGQLPIRAYAGVGALVYTSTCSSAPPTSIVYFHGTEDQVVPFEGGETPIGPLPAVEPTLRQWAAHDRCRSRPAETSFADGITLLSWTACADARLEAYVIEGGGHTWPGGTPVPALGSTSTDVDATEVMVEFFGLG from the coding sequence GTGAGGCGATGGCTGGCGACCGGTGTGAGCGCGATGCTGCTGCTGAGCGCCTGCTCGGGCGACGACGCCCGTCGAGCCGGTGAGCCGGCCCCGACCACCGAGCCTGCAGCGGGCGGAGCGTGCGAGACGCAGCTGCCCCGCGGACTGACCGAGCAGGTCGTCACGGTGGGCGGCGAGATCCGCAGCTTCGTGCTGATGGTCCCGGAGTCGGTCGAGCCGGGTCGTCAGGTGCCCGTCGTGCACCTGCTGCACGGCCGCGGCTCGGACCCCATCGTGACGCTGGACTACACCGGGTTCGTCGACGCCGCGGAGCGCCACGGATTCATCGTCGTGGCCCCGACGGGCCAGGGTCGTCCGACCGGCTGGGACATCGAGACCCCGGTCACCACCCCGGGCTCCGACGCGGAGTTCCTCAGCGCCGTCGTGGACACCGCCGTCACGCAGTTCTGCGGGGACCCGGCGCGACAGTTCATGACCGGACTGTCCAACGGCAGCGCGATGAGCATGGCCCTGGCCTGCTCGGGGCAGCTGCCCATCCGCGCCTACGCCGGGGTCGGGGCGCTGGTCTACACGTCGACCTGCTCCTCGGCACCGCCCACCTCGATCGTCTACTTCCACGGCACCGAGGACCAGGTGGTGCCGTTCGAGGGCGGCGAGACCCCCATCGGACCGCTCCCCGCCGTCGAGCCGACCCTGCGTCAGTGGGCCGCCCACGACCGGTGCCGATCGAGGCCGGCCGAGACCTCCTTCGCCGACGGCATCACGCTGCTCAGCTGGACCGCGTGCGCCGACGCCAGGCTCGAGGCCTACGTGATCGAGGGCGGCGGCCACACCTGGCCGGGGGGCACGCCGGTCCCCGCGCTCGGCTCCACGTCGACCGACGTGGACGCCACCGAGGTGATGGTGGAGTTCTTCGGACTCGGCTGA
- a CDS encoding NAD-dependent epimerase/dehydratase family protein, which yields MRVLVTGAGGVLGRATVRALTAADHDVVGLVRTDRAAEVVEALGATPHRGDLLDDGVLPAAMQGCDAVANLATKVPVGRSALRPGSLKQIDRLRLRGTRLLVDAAREVGVRRLVQQSLSFIYADHGDGWIDEDSLVDVSRTTEPLVVAETRMARFVADGAGDAVCLRLGLVVGFDPNSAWMMHRARRGRPFVTGDPDTWMHVVHPDDVGSAVEHALSAPSGTYNIGAEPVQRRDFADVVAQAAGRREGRFVPPWVLRAGSDKLEILTRSQRVSSQRFSERTGWYPAHPKLTPDWLDDDA from the coding sequence ATGCGGGTGCTGGTGACCGGCGCCGGAGGCGTCCTGGGCCGTGCGACGGTCCGGGCCCTGACGGCCGCCGACCACGACGTCGTCGGTCTCGTGCGCACCGACCGGGCCGCGGAGGTCGTGGAGGCGCTCGGCGCCACCCCCCACCGCGGCGACCTGCTCGACGACGGGGTCCTGCCCGCAGCGATGCAGGGCTGCGACGCCGTGGCGAACCTCGCCACCAAGGTGCCGGTCGGTCGGTCCGCCCTGCGGCCGGGATCGCTGAAGCAGATCGACCGGTTGCGGCTGCGCGGCACCCGGCTGCTGGTCGACGCGGCTCGTGAGGTCGGCGTCCGCCGGCTGGTGCAGCAGTCGCTCAGCTTCATCTACGCCGACCACGGCGACGGGTGGATCGACGAGGACTCGCTCGTCGACGTCTCGCGCACGACCGAGCCCCTCGTGGTCGCCGAGACCCGGATGGCCCGGTTCGTGGCCGACGGGGCGGGCGACGCGGTCTGCCTGCGACTGGGACTGGTCGTCGGGTTCGACCCCAACTCCGCCTGGATGATGCACCGGGCCCGCCGCGGGCGCCCGTTCGTCACCGGCGACCCGGACACCTGGATGCACGTCGTGCACCCCGACGACGTCGGCAGCGCGGTGGAGCACGCCCTGTCGGCGCCGAGCGGCACGTACAACATCGGCGCCGAGCCGGTGCAGCGCCGCGACTTCGCCGACGTCGTGGCACAGGCGGCAGGCCGGCGCGAGGGTCGGTTCGTCCCGCCGTGGGTGCTGCGGGCGGGGTCCGACAAGCTGGAGATCCTGACCCGTTCGCAGCGGGTGAGCTCGCAACGGTTCAGCGAGCGCACCGGCTGGTACCCCGCGCACCCGAAGCTGACCCCGGACTGGCTCGATGACGACGCCTGA
- the mscL gene encoding large conductance mechanosensitive channel protein MscL yields MLQGFKDFLLRGNIVDLAVAVVIGTAFTALVGAFTASFIDPLIGLVGGGGPSGMSFEVNDQTFTVGAFITAIITFAITAAVVYFFVVVPMKKMNELRAAGKAPEPEGVSEDIALLREIRDSLQNRPS; encoded by the coding sequence ATGCTCCAAGGATTCAAGGACTTCCTGCTGCGCGGCAACATCGTCGACCTGGCCGTCGCCGTCGTCATCGGCACCGCCTTCACCGCCCTGGTCGGCGCGTTCACCGCGTCGTTCATCGACCCGCTGATCGGGCTGGTCGGCGGTGGCGGACCCAGCGGCATGAGCTTCGAGGTGAACGACCAGACGTTCACGGTCGGCGCCTTCATCACGGCGATCATCACCTTCGCGATCACCGCGGCGGTCGTGTACTTCTTCGTCGTGGTGCCGATGAAGAAGATGAACGAGCTGCGCGCTGCCGGCAAGGCTCCGGAGCCCGAGGGCGTGTCGGAGGACATCGCCCTGCTGCGCGAGATCCGCGACTCGCTGCAGAACCGGCCCAGCTGA
- a CDS encoding SAF domain-containing protein, with amino-acid sequence MDRVDRWVFLHRRLLAAALAGLAVLMVVSALRDVPAGVPVVVAGDDLPSGHVLSARDLEVRHFPADVVPAGSPTDPGAVMGRSLAGPVRAGEPLTDRRLLDGDDLSGYGIDGPAVLSTVRLADPGSLAVVGVGDTVDVIAVDPRGESEPRVVVAAARVAALPAADPDRPGTGAVVTLATTEEAAPALAAAGLNAELTVVARR; translated from the coding sequence ATGGACCGTGTCGACCGCTGGGTGTTCCTGCACCGCCGTCTCCTCGCCGCCGCACTGGCCGGCCTCGCCGTGCTGATGGTGGTCTCGGCCCTGCGGGACGTCCCGGCCGGGGTCCCCGTGGTCGTCGCCGGGGACGACCTGCCCAGCGGGCACGTGCTGAGCGCCCGCGACCTCGAGGTCCGGCACTTCCCGGCCGACGTCGTGCCCGCCGGCTCCCCCACCGACCCCGGGGCGGTCATGGGTCGGTCGCTCGCCGGTCCGGTCCGCGCCGGCGAACCCCTGACCGACCGGCGCCTCCTCGACGGCGACGACCTGTCGGGCTACGGCATCGACGGGCCGGCGGTGCTGTCGACGGTGCGGCTGGCCGACCCGGGCAGCCTCGCGGTCGTCGGCGTCGGTGACACCGTCGACGTCATCGCGGTCGACCCGCGCGGGGAGTCCGAGCCGCGGGTCGTGGTCGCGGCTGCCCGCGTGGCCGCTCTGCCCGCGGCCGATCCCGACCGGCCCGGAACCGGGGCCGTGGTCACCCTGGCCACGACCGAGGAGGCCGCGCCCGCGCTCGCCGCGGCCGGTCTCAACGCCGAGCTGACCGTGGTCGCCCGCCGCTAG
- a CDS encoding FmdB family zinc ribbon protein, producing the protein MPTYQYQCTDCGEGLEVQQSFTEDSLTVCPACEGRLRKVFNAVGVVFKGSGFYRNDSRSTTTSSDAASSSTSSTAATPASGSSGSSSAAPAKPAKSSGSGTDSAA; encoded by the coding sequence GTGCCCACCTACCAGTACCAGTGCACCGACTGCGGAGAAGGCCTCGAGGTGCAGCAGAGCTTCACCGAGGACTCGCTGACCGTGTGCCCCGCGTGCGAGGGGCGTCTCCGCAAGGTGTTCAACGCCGTCGGCGTGGTGTTCAAGGGCTCCGGCTTCTACCGCAACGACAGCCGGTCGACCACGACGTCCTCGGACGCGGCGAGCTCGAGCACGTCCTCAACAGCTGCCACGCCGGCGTCGGGCTCGTCGGGCTCGTCGTCGGCGGCACCCGCCAAGCCGGCGAAGTCGTCCGGCAGCGGCACCGACTCCGCGGCCTGA
- a CDS encoding hemolysin family protein: protein MTEVLLLALSLFLMFACGIFVAAEFSFVTVDRASVERAVAEGQRGALGTQAALRTLSTQLSSAQLGITITNLAIGFLAEPAIGRLLADPLASAGLEGGAARFTGYALALGLSTVVTMLVGELVPKNIALALPLRTAAVTQLPQRWFTNVMAYPIRWLNGTANAILRSWGVEPQEELRSARSPLELRSLVLRSAQQGAIDDQTATLVARSIAFGSRTAADVRTPRVRVTFLEGRDSAEAVLEAARQTGHSRFPVIGRTPDDVVGIVHVKHAVGVPADRRRSTRIEDIAAPAATVPDSLELDPLLTLLRAQGMQMAVVVDEYGGTDGVVTLEDLVEEIVGDIADEHDRLFAHSRHRRDGTWSLSGLLRPDEVFEETGVMLPEGDDYETIAGLMVSELGHLAARGDSITLEVRPPRGDDEDDPAPLQVTLSVDRVDGRRIDRVTLTAASTGEVDGR from the coding sequence GTGACCGAGGTCCTGCTCCTCGCGCTCTCCCTGTTCCTCATGTTCGCCTGCGGCATCTTCGTCGCCGCCGAGTTCTCGTTCGTCACCGTCGATCGCGCCAGCGTGGAGCGTGCCGTGGCCGAGGGTCAGCGGGGGGCGCTGGGCACCCAGGCCGCCCTGCGCACCCTGTCGACGCAGCTGAGCAGCGCCCAGCTCGGCATCACCATCACCAACCTGGCGATCGGCTTCCTCGCCGAACCGGCGATCGGCCGGTTGCTGGCCGATCCGCTCGCCTCGGCCGGACTGGAGGGCGGCGCCGCCCGGTTCACCGGCTACGCGCTGGCCCTCGGGCTCAGCACCGTCGTCACGATGCTGGTCGGCGAGCTGGTCCCCAAGAACATCGCGCTGGCGCTGCCGTTGCGCACCGCCGCCGTCACCCAGCTGCCGCAGCGCTGGTTCACGAACGTCATGGCCTACCCGATCCGGTGGCTCAACGGCACGGCGAACGCGATCCTGCGCTCGTGGGGGGTCGAACCCCAGGAGGAGCTGCGATCGGCGCGGTCACCGCTGGAGCTGCGTTCCCTCGTGCTGCGGTCGGCCCAGCAGGGCGCGATCGACGACCAGACCGCCACCCTGGTGGCCCGCAGCATCGCCTTCGGCAGCCGGACCGCCGCCGACGTGCGCACGCCGCGGGTCCGGGTCACCTTCCTGGAGGGCCGCGACTCCGCCGAGGCGGTGCTCGAGGCGGCCCGCCAGACCGGTCACTCGCGGTTCCCCGTCATCGGCCGCACCCCCGACGACGTCGTCGGCATCGTGCACGTCAAGCATGCGGTGGGGGTGCCGGCCGACCGCCGGCGCAGCACCCGGATCGAGGACATCGCGGCCCCGGCCGCGACCGTCCCGGACAGCCTCGAGCTCGACCCGCTGCTGACGCTGCTGCGGGCCCAGGGGATGCAGATGGCGGTCGTCGTCGACGAGTACGGCGGCACCGACGGCGTGGTCACGCTGGAGGACCTGGTCGAGGAGATCGTGGGCGACATCGCCGACGAGCACGACCGGCTGTTCGCGCACTCGCGGCACCGCCGCGACGGCACCTGGTCGTTGTCGGGCCTGCTGCGTCCCGACGAGGTGTTCGAGGAGACCGGCGTCATGCTCCCGGAGGGCGACGACTACGAGACCATCGCCGGCCTCATGGTGTCCGAGCTCGGGCACCTGGCGGCACGAGGTGACTCGATCACCCTCGAGGTGCGCCCGCCGCGGGGCGACGACGAGGACGACCCGGCGCCGCTCCAAGTGACGTTGTCGGTCGACCGCGTCGACGGCCGCCGGATCGACCGGGTCACCCTCACCGCCGCGTCCACCGGGGAGGTGGACGGCCGATGA
- a CDS encoding hemolysin family protein has translation MSWWVGILVTVVLLALNALFVAAEFALISARRTQLEPAAEAGSRTARLALKAMENVTIAMAAAQLGITICSLLLGAVSEPAIAHLIEPPLESLGVPEGAVHPIAFTIALSLVVYAHVVLGEMVPKNLALATPERASLYLGPFMLAVIALLKPIVFGLNGIANLILRALRIEPKAEVASTFSHDEVAGLVEESRREGLLDADEYGLVQGALEFYEGTVAQVLLPRDVLVTIAPDATPADVEVACARTGFSRFPVADATGDLTGYLHIKDVLETDPAARVRPVADKWVRPLATVSASSALSEALRVMQARGSHMAQVADASGTVSGVVMLEDVLEELVGEIRDAQLSG, from the coding sequence ATGAGCTGGTGGGTCGGCATCCTGGTCACGGTCGTGCTGCTGGCGCTCAACGCGCTGTTCGTGGCGGCCGAGTTCGCGCTCATCTCGGCGCGCCGCACCCAGCTGGAGCCTGCCGCCGAGGCCGGCTCCCGCACGGCGCGTCTGGCCCTCAAGGCCATGGAGAACGTCACGATCGCCATGGCAGCGGCCCAGCTGGGCATCACCATCTGCTCGTTGCTGCTCGGCGCGGTGAGCGAGCCGGCGATCGCGCACCTCATCGAGCCGCCGCTGGAGTCGCTCGGCGTGCCCGAAGGCGCCGTGCACCCGATCGCGTTCACGATCGCGCTGTCCCTGGTGGTGTACGCCCACGTGGTGCTCGGCGAGATGGTGCCCAAGAACCTGGCCCTCGCGACCCCCGAGCGCGCCTCGTTGTACCTCGGTCCGTTCATGCTCGCGGTGATCGCCCTGCTCAAGCCGATCGTGTTCGGGCTCAACGGCATCGCCAACCTGATCCTGCGGGCCCTGCGGATCGAGCCCAAGGCGGAGGTGGCGTCGACGTTCAGCCACGACGAGGTGGCCGGTCTGGTCGAGGAGTCCCGCCGCGAGGGCCTGCTCGACGCCGACGAGTACGGGCTCGTCCAGGGTGCCCTCGAGTTCTACGAGGGCACGGTGGCGCAGGTGCTGCTGCCCCGCGACGTGCTGGTCACCATCGCTCCGGACGCCACCCCGGCCGACGTCGAGGTGGCCTGCGCCCGGACCGGCTTCTCCCGGTTCCCCGTCGCGGACGCGACCGGCGACCTCACCGGGTACCTGCACATCAAGGACGTGCTGGAGACCGACCCGGCGGCCCGCGTCCGACCGGTCGCCGACAAGTGGGTCCGGCCGCTGGCGACCGTCTCGGCCTCCTCCGCGCTCTCGGAGGCGCTGCGGGTCATGCAGGCGCGGGGCTCGCACATGGCGCAGGTCGCGGACGCCAGCGGCACCGTGTCCGGGGTCGTCATGCTGGAGGACGTGCTGGAGGAGCTGGTCGGCGAGATCCGCGACGCCCAGCTGTCGGGTTGA
- a CDS encoding penicillin acylase family protein, with protein MRRVRRLLVGTAVAVAVLLVAVAVFGYVTVRGPFPDTSGEVRLDGLDGPVEILRDGNGIPQVYADTSSDLFFAQGYVHAQDRFFEMDVRRHVTSGRLAEIFGEDAVETDTFVRTLGWRRVAESELPLVDDDTRRLLEAYASGVNAYIEGKSGSDLSLEYAVLSITGEEYRPEPWTPVDSIAWVKAMAWDLRSNMDDEIGRVLAGTSLPESRVAELWPAYPADHATIVDGTAPGPGAAAPAAVGPPAPDVAAAVATLTDAAAAAAAVPTLLGTGDGIGSNSWVVSGDRTASGEPLLANDPHLAPSMPGIWYQVGLHCRELDDTCPYDVAGFSFSGLPGVVVGHNRRIAWGVTTMYADVADLYLEQVVGSTYLYDGELVPLETRTETIEVAGGDDREIVVRSTRHGPLISDVDDDIADVGEGRTRGVVPADYEVALRWTALDPSPTVAAVFQLGRAQDWEDFREAARTFDVPSQNLVYADVDGNIGYQAPGRIPIRGMGDGRWPVPGWDPRYEWTGTVEFDDLPSVLNPDDGMIVTANNRVAGPSYPFELGADTAAGYRSERILDLLSGLDDATVDDFTTLQADTYNANAERLVPFLLDLQLGTPYFREGQDTLRGWDFTQPADSAAAAYFNVVWSYVLELTFRDELPESQWPGGGERWFNVVDRIIDDRDAEWWDDQGTERIEDRDEILARSMQLARDELTSRLARNPDRWSWGELHRLELVNSTLGESGIGLVEALFNRGPLELGGGGGTVNATSWDAAEGFEVTAVPSMRMVVDLADLDASRWIQLTGNSGHAFHGNYLDQAGPWAAGETLPWAFTPGAVQESAEATLTLVPSTP; from the coding sequence ATGAGGCGGGTGCGACGACTTCTCGTGGGGACGGCCGTGGCGGTCGCGGTCCTGCTGGTCGCGGTGGCCGTGTTCGGCTACGTCACCGTCCGGGGCCCTTTCCCGGACACCTCCGGCGAGGTCCGGCTCGACGGTCTGGATGGTCCGGTCGAGATCCTGCGGGACGGCAACGGCATCCCGCAGGTGTACGCCGACACGTCGTCCGACCTGTTCTTCGCCCAGGGCTACGTCCACGCCCAGGACCGGTTCTTCGAGATGGACGTGCGGCGGCACGTGACGAGCGGCCGGTTGGCCGAGATCTTCGGCGAGGACGCCGTGGAGACCGACACGTTCGTCCGCACCCTCGGGTGGCGACGGGTGGCCGAGTCCGAGCTGCCCCTCGTCGACGACGACACCCGGCGTCTGCTCGAGGCGTACGCGAGCGGGGTCAACGCCTACATCGAGGGCAAGTCCGGCTCGGACCTCTCGCTGGAGTACGCCGTGCTGTCGATCACCGGCGAGGAGTACCGGCCCGAGCCGTGGACGCCGGTCGACTCGATCGCCTGGGTCAAGGCGATGGCGTGGGACCTGCGCAGCAACATGGACGACGAGATCGGACGGGTCCTGGCCGGGACGTCACTGCCGGAGTCCCGGGTGGCCGAGCTGTGGCCCGCGTATCCCGCCGACCACGCGACGATCGTGGACGGCACGGCCCCGGGCCCCGGGGCCGCCGCGCCGGCTGCGGTGGGACCCCCGGCGCCCGACGTGGCGGCGGCCGTCGCGACCCTGACCGATGCGGCGGCGGCTGCGGCGGCGGTCCCGACGCTGCTCGGCACCGGGGACGGGATCGGCTCGAACTCCTGGGTCGTGAGCGGCGACCGGACCGCCTCGGGGGAGCCGTTGCTGGCCAACGACCCGCACCTGGCGCCCTCGATGCCCGGCATCTGGTACCAGGTGGGTCTGCACTGCCGTGAGCTCGACGACACCTGCCCGTACGACGTCGCCGGCTTCTCGTTCTCCGGCCTCCCGGGCGTGGTGGTCGGCCACAACCGCCGGATCGCGTGGGGCGTCACGACCATGTACGCCGACGTCGCCGACCTCTACCTCGAACAGGTGGTCGGCAGCACCTACCTGTACGACGGGGAGCTGGTGCCCCTCGAGACCCGCACGGAGACGATCGAGGTCGCCGGGGGCGACGACCGGGAGATCGTCGTCCGGTCGACCCGTCACGGACCGCTCATCTCCGACGTCGACGACGACATCGCCGACGTGGGCGAGGGGCGCACCCGGGGTGTGGTCCCGGCCGACTACGAGGTCGCCCTGCGGTGGACCGCGCTCGACCCGTCGCCGACCGTCGCGGCGGTCTTCCAGCTGGGGCGGGCGCAGGACTGGGAGGACTTCAGGGAGGCCGCCCGGACCTTCGACGTGCCGTCGCAGAACCTCGTGTACGCCGACGTGGACGGCAACATCGGCTACCAGGCACCGGGCCGGATCCCGATCCGCGGCATGGGCGACGGACGCTGGCCGGTCCCGGGATGGGACCCGCGCTACGAGTGGACCGGCACGGTCGAGTTCGACGACCTGCCATCGGTGCTCAACCCTGACGACGGCATGATCGTCACCGCCAACAACCGGGTGGCCGGACCGTCGTACCCCTTCGAGCTGGGCGCCGACACGGCCGCCGGGTACCGCTCGGAGCGGATCCTGGACCTGCTCTCCGGCCTCGACGACGCCACGGTCGACGACTTCACCACCCTGCAGGCCGACACGTACAACGCGAACGCCGAACGCCTGGTGCCGTTCCTGCTCGACCTCCAGCTCGGGACGCCCTACTTCCGCGAGGGTCAGGACACGCTGCGGGGGTGGGACTTCACCCAGCCGGCCGACTCGGCGGCGGCCGCCTACTTCAACGTGGTCTGGTCGTACGTGCTGGAACTGACGTTCCGCGACGAGCTGCCGGAGTCGCAGTGGCCGGGTGGTGGCGAGCGGTGGTTCAACGTCGTCGACCGCATCATCGACGACCGCGACGCCGAGTGGTGGGACGACCAGGGCACCGAACGGATCGAGGACCGCGACGAGATCCTCGCCCGGTCGATGCAGCTGGCACGCGACGAGCTGACCAGCCGGCTCGCCCGCAACCCGGACCGGTGGTCGTGGGGCGAGCTGCACCGTCTGGAGCTGGTCAACAGCACCCTCGGCGAGTCCGGCATCGGCCTGGTCGAGGCGTTGTTCAACCGCGGCCCGCTGGAGCTCGGCGGAGGCGGCGGCACCGTGAACGCGACGAGCTGGGACGCCGCCGAGGGGTTCGAGGTCACGGCGGTGCCGTCGATGCGCATGGTCGTCGACCTGGCGGACCTCGACGCCTCGCGGTGGATCCAGCTGACCGGCAACTCCGGGCACGCCTTCCACGGCAACTACCTCGACCAGGCGGGACCGTGGGCGGCTGGCGAGACGCTGCCCTGGGCGTTCACGCCCGGCGCGGTCCAGGAGTCCGCGGAGGCGACCCTGACCCTCGTGCCCAGCACCCCCTGA
- a CDS encoding 5-formyltetrahydrofolate cyclo-ligase: MSDLPSSKDEIRRAHLTARRGRSAAARVSVAEALAQHAAATAVLAGARRAAVYLSTASEPGTGPLIEGFLARGTEVLVPVVRDDGLLDWVLFDPAAVRTVGGLGISEPEGERLGPDAVAGVDVVVLPALAVDHAGRRLGRGAGYYDRALAGLPVVRCAVVHADELLPVVPSEPHDVPVDLVLTEAGVFRIRR, translated from the coding sequence GTGAGCGACCTGCCCTCGTCCAAGGACGAGATCCGCCGCGCCCACCTGACGGCGCGGCGTGGTCGCAGCGCGGCGGCACGCGTGTCGGTGGCCGAGGCACTGGCCCAGCACGCCGCGGCGACGGCCGTCCTGGCCGGCGCGCGGCGGGCGGCGGTGTACCTGTCGACGGCCAGCGAACCGGGGACGGGACCGCTGATCGAGGGATTCCTCGCCCGCGGGACCGAGGTGCTCGTGCCGGTGGTCCGCGACGACGGCCTGCTGGACTGGGTCCTCTTCGACCCCGCCGCCGTCCGCACCGTCGGAGGACTGGGCATCAGCGAGCCGGAGGGCGAGCGCCTGGGGCCCGACGCGGTGGCCGGCGTCGACGTGGTGGTGCTTCCCGCGCTGGCGGTCGACCACGCGGGTCGCCGGCTCGGCCGCGGCGCCGGCTACTACGACCGGGCCCTCGCCGGGCTGCCGGTGGTCCGGTGCGCGGTGGTGCACGCCGACGAGCTGCTCCCGGTGGTGCCGAGCGAACCGCACGACGTGCCGGTCGACCTGGTGCTGACCGAGGCGGGGGTCTTCCGCATCCGCCGGTAG